The nucleotide sequence CTCCCCATCGGGACCTTCGTGCGCCGCGACGTGGACGGCCTGGAGACGCGCTGGGCGAACATGCGGCAGGCCCTTGCCGCCAAGAAGGGAGGTGCGGCATGACCGGCGCGCCCAAGGACAAGACCCCGGCCAAGCCCGCCAAGGCGGCCACGGCCAAGGCGGCTGCGGCCAAAGCGGCCAACGGCAATGGGAACGGCAACGGCAACGGGCAGACCCTGGCCCGCTACGAGATCCGGCTGTCAGGCCTGGGCGGCCAGGGCATCCTGACCATGGGCAAGCTCTTGGGCCAGGCCCTGGCCATCGGCCACGGCTACTACGTCACCCAGACCCAGAGCTATGGCCCCGAGGCCCGGGGCGGGGCCAGCCGGGCCGACCTCGTGGTCAGCTCCGAACCCATCAGCTACCCCAAGACCGAATACCTCGACCTGCTCGTGGCCCTGTCCCAGGAGGCTGCGGCCAGCTATTACTCGTATTTGAAGCCGCGCGGGGCGCTGCTTATCGACGCTGATCTGGTGCGCCAAAGCCCGTCCAGCGTGGCCCTGGCCCTACCCTTTACGCGTCTGGCCCGGGAGAAGGTGGGCGTGCCCCAGGCCACCAACGTGGTGGCCCTTGGCGCGGTGGCCTATCTGCTCCCTTTTGCCCGCATCGAAGCCATGCGCAAGAGCCTTAAGGAATCGCTGCCGGAGAAGATCCGCGAGGCCAACATCAAGGCCCTCAATCTCGGCTACCAGGAGGCAAAAAAGCGTCTGGGCGAACCTATCGCCTTGCCGGACCCGGACGGCGGCGACGACATCCAGGCGGCGCGCATGGATTTGACCGAGATCATGACCGAGGATTAGCCGGCTTATCGCTCCCGGGGCTGGCGTTTTGGCGCTAAAACGGGCAAGAAGGAACATCGCCAAACCCCGTCGCGCCAACCCGCAAGGAGCCTGGGCCATGCTGTTGACCGAACACGCCGGCAAGGAACTGCTGGCCGAAGCCGCCATTGCCGTGCCCCCCGGCGTCGCCCTGGAACCGGACGACGCCGGGGCGGCCATGCCGCCTTTTCCCGGACCGTATTTCCTCAAAGCCCAAGTGCTCGGCGGCGGCCGGGGCAAGGCCGGCGGCGTTTTGCCCGTGGCCGAGGCCTCGGGGCTAGCCGAAGCGGCCAGGACCCTTTTTTCCAGCACCTTCGGCGGCGTCAGGCCGCCTTTTTTGCGCCTGGAGGCGGCCGTGCCCCATGAGCGCGCTTTCTACCTGTCCCTGGGCGTCTCCCGGCAGCGTAAGGGCTTTTGTCTCACCATCGGCCGGCAGGGCGGGGTGGACGTGGAAGCCCTGGCCGGCACGGACGCGCTGCTCGTCATCGACGTGCCGCCAAGCCTCGTCTGTCCGCCCTATGCGGCCCGGGCGGCGTTTTTTCATTTGGGGCTGCCCGCCGAGGCCTATGCGCCTTTCGAGACCTTGCTGTCCCGGCTTTTCGGGGTCGTGGCCGACAACGGACTGCTCCTGGCCGAGATCAATCCCCTGGCCTACTGCGCCGGGGAGCGTTTCGTGGCCCTGGACGCCAAGGTGACCATCGACGACAACGTGGCCACCTTGCGCCCGGCCCTGGCCCGCTACCGCGACGACCGCTTCGCCACCCCGGCCGAGGGCCGCGCCGCCGAACAGCGCCTGTCCTTCGTCAGCCTGCCCGGCCGGGTGGGGCTGGTGGCCAATGGCGCGGGCCTGGCCATGGCCACCATGGACGCCCTGGAGGCGGCTGGACTGCCGGCGGCCAATTTTCTCGATTTCGGAGGCACAGCCGACGCCGCGCGCCTGCGCGTCGCCTTTGATCTCCTTTTCGCCGATCCGGCCGTGGAGGCCTGCTGCGTCAACATGTACGGCGGCATCCTGTCCTGCGCCGACGTGGCCGAGGCCATGGCCTGCGCCCTGGACGGGGATGACGGGCGGCCGGTGGTGGTGCGGTTCGCCGGCAACGCGGCCAAGGCTGGCATGGAGCGACTGCGGGCCATGCCCGGAAACCGGGTGCGGGTGGCCGAGGACATGGACCAGGCCGTGGTCATGCTGGCTGAGGCCGTGGACCCGGGTAAACTGCGTCCGGTGGACGCCTTGGCCGGCGTCTGCCCGACGCCGAGGGCAGGGTGCGAAACGGCGCGGCATCGTGGCCAAGCCTGTCCCCAGCGACTCCCGTTGCCGAGCCTGCTGGACCTTGGCCCGGACAGCGGCGTGCTGGTGCAAGGGCTGACCGGCCGGGCCGGACGGGCCCATGCCCGCCGGATGCGGGCCTACGGCACTCCGGTGGTGGCCGGGGTGACGCCGTTTCGGGGCGGCAGCGAAGTGGACGGCCTGCCGGTCTACGACACCGTGGCCGAGGCCATGGGCCGACACGACATCGCGCTGTCCGTCATCTTCGTGCCGGCCGCCGGCGCGGCCGACGCCATCGAGGAAGCGGCCGCCGCCGGCGTGGCGCGCATCGTGTGCATCACCGACGGCATCCCCCAGCGCGACATGCTGTCCGTGCGCGCTGCCCTGGCCGGACGGCAAACGACGCTGGTCGGCCCCAACACGCCAGGGCTCATCCTGCCGGGCCAGTGGTTCTCGGCCGGCATCATGCCCACCGAACCCTTCACGCCCGGTCCGGTGGCGATTTTTTCTCGAAGCGGCACGCTGACCTACGAGGTGGCCTCGCGGCTCACGGCGGCGGGCATCGGCCAGGCTCTGGCCGCCGGCATGGGCGGCGATCCGTTCGGCGGGGCGGGATTTGTGGAGCTGTGCGAGATGGTGCGCGACGACGCCCGGGTACGGGCGGTGATGGTCATCGGCGAAGTGGGGGGGACGGCCGAGGAGGAACTGGCCGAATACGTGGCAAGCACGAAATATCCCAAGCCGGTGGCGGCCTTTGTGGCCGGCGTAAGCGCGCCGCCGGGCCGCACCTTGGGCCATGCCGGGGCGCTGTTGGAGCGTCCTGGCGGCGTGGCGGCCAAACTGGCCTGCCTGGCCCGGGCCGGCATACCGGTGTGCGAGGAATTGGGCGAAGTGGCCGGGGTCATGGCCGAGGCGCTATGTCGGGGGTGAGCGGGGCCTGAACCTGGCGAATCAGCCCAAAAAAGAACGCGCCCCTAAAGGCGCGTTCCCAAGAAATTTGGCGTTCGCCAGGGCGCGAGGTCAGGGCTTGACCGGCGGCGCGGCCTGCTCACCCTTGGCGTCCTTTTTCTCGCGCTTGGGGCGCACATATCCTTTGTACTTGTCCTCGATCTTGGTCTTTTCCTTGGCGAACACGGCTGCGTCTTTTGCATGTTCCTTTTCCACCCAGCTCCGGTAGCGGGCTTCGGCCGCGTCGGAACGAGCCGACGAGGCTGGAGCCGGCGCAGGCTTGGCCGGAGCGGAGGCCGGCTTGTCCCCGGCGGGGGCGGCGGGCGGTTGCTGCCCAAAGGCGGCCGGAGCGCATAAACAAAGCGACAGAACCAGAAACGCCGATGCGGCGGATATACGCATGTCTTCTCCCGGGCGGTCATAACGGGGCCGCGAATTGTGAGCCGGACATAATCATATTTTCCCTGGTCCGGCAATGGTCGCCAGTAACGCAGCCCCGGAAAAGCGTTGGGGAAATGAAGCTTTACCCTAGTCTTTTGAACCAGAATGGTCTAGAATGAAGCAATGTGGGATTCTGTTGCCGCCCGCGCTGATCCGGCGCTTTTCGGGGCCATGGCCGATGCTTCCCCGGACCTTTTTTTCTACAAAGATTCCGGGCTGGTCTATCGCTACGTCAACCGTTCGTTTTGTGCGCTTTTCGACATCGATTCCTCGGAAATTCTGGGTCGCGTCGACGATGACGCCTTTCCCCAGCCCAGCGCCCGACGGCATCGCCAGGCCGATCTGGCCGTGCTTGCTTCCCGCCGCTCCCAGACGTTTGAATATGTTGTCGAACGCGGCGACCGTTCGGTCTGGCTCCAAGTGCTCAAAACACCGGTACTGGGAACCGACGGCGCGGTGGAAGGCATTTTCTGCGTCGCCCGCAACATCACCGCCATCAAGGCCGCCGAAGATCAAAACCGTCGCACCGTGGCCGTACTGGAGCGCGACGCCGTTGACCGAGAAGAGGAGTTGCGGCGCACCAACGAGGAACTGCGCCGTCTGGCCGCTGAACGGCTCAAGGCGGAAAAAGCCCTGGAAGAGTCGCACCGAAGCCTCAATTGCATCTTCGAAAACAGCCCCATTGGCATTGCCTTTGTCACGGACCGTATCGTACGCCGGGCCAACCCCCGCTTCCATCAGCTCTATGCCCTGGAGCCAGGCCAGGCGGTTGGCTTGCCGACGGCGGATTTTTATCCCGATGCCGAAGCCTACGAGGCCTTTGGCCGGGAATACTATCCGGCGCTGGGGGCTGGCGAGCGGGTGGATGTGGTTCGCGTCATGCGACGCCATGACGGCACGGAGTTCTGGTGCCGCATCATCGGCCAGGTGCTGGATGCCGCCCGGCCCCAGGACGGTTCCATCTGGCTTATGGAAGACGTCACCGAGCGCCGGCTGGCCGAGGAGGCGACCCTGGCCGCCGAGCGCCTCAAGCGCGAATTCATGGACAACATGTCCCACGAAATACGCACGCCCCTAAACGGCATCCTGGGCATGGCCGAGGTGCTGTCGGCCGGGCTTACCGACCCGCAGCAGCGCGAGATGCTTGAGACTCTCAAAGACTCCGGGCGCTCCCTGGCGGCCTTGCTGGAAAACGTCCTGGATTTCGCCCGGCTCGACGCCGGGGACGTGGTCAGCCGGCGCGCGGCGTTTTCCCTGGTCAATCTGATCGAGGGCGTGGCCGCTTCCTTTGCCGGCGCGGCCATGCAAAAAGGCCTGCATCTGTCCTGGCGCGCCCAGCCGTCAACGCCGGAACTCGTGGTCGGCGACGGCGGCGGCTTGCGTCAGATTCTGGCCGCCCTGGTCAGCAACGCCGTCAAGTTCACCGACGCCGGCGCCATCGAAATCGTGGCCGAGGCCCGGCTTCCCCAGGCCGCGTCCCGTGACGGCCAGGCAACGGTTTTGGTGAGTCTGGCCGTGCACGACACCGGCATCGGCCTGGCTCCCGAGCAGATAAGCGCCATTTTCGCGCCGTTTCGCCAGGTGGACGGCAGCAAGACCAGACGCCATGGCGGCGCGGGCCTGGGCTTGGCCATTGCCGGCAAGCTGGCCGCCGCCATGGGCGGCGAACTTGCAGTGGACAGCGAACCGGGCCGGGGCAGCGTGTTTCGTTTTACCGCGCCTTTCGAAGTCCAGACGACTACCGACTCCTAACCACCACTGCTTATCGCTAACGCGCCGGTTGGTTTCCCCTGGTCCCGGGGGAGCGACGGGCCACGTCCTTTTTACAAGACGAGCTGGGTGGGCTGACCCGGGCCGGCGCTGGCGACCAGCCCCGGCGGCGGTTCCAGGGCGAGCAGGGGGGCGACGTCGGCCGGGGCCGAGCGGAGCGGGTCGAGCCAGTCGGCCATGGCTGCCGACGGGACAATGAGCGGCATGCGGTCGTGGACCGAAGCCGCCGCCCCAACCGCCGGCCGGGTGAGGATGGCGACGGTGTCCTTGACCTCGCCGGCGGCGGTGACGGCCCGCTCGTAGAGCGCGCCCAGGGCCAGCACCGGCCGGCCCGGGATGCTCAGGAAAAATCTGGTCTTGCGTCCACCGGCGTCGCCGCGCCATTCGAAATAGCCGCTGGCCGGGACCAGACAGCGGCGGTAGCGGACGGCGGCGCGAAAGGACGGCAAGGTCAGGGCCGTCTCGCCGCGGGCGTTGATCATGGGCCGGGATTTGGCCGAATCAGCCAAGAAAACCGGCACAAATCCCCATCGAAACAGTCCGGCCATGCGCCGGCCCGATTCCCGGGCCGTGAACACGGCTTCGATGAGCTGGGAAGGATAGATTTCCGGCCGGGGCGGGACATCAGGCAAGTCCGGCACGCCCAGGGCTTCGGCCACGAGCCGTCGCGGCACGGCCAGGGCGAATCGTCCGCACATGGGATTTCCTCCGTTTTGGGTCCGGGTTTTGCTAGGCCTGGGGAGTAAAGTGGACCCCAACGCCAGGAAATACGGCTGATGTTTCAAATCGCATGTTATTTCAATGGAATGCATGTCTCGGCCTGGGCCAGGCCTGATCAGGGCGCGGTGTTTGATGCTGCATTTGTAACAAAGTCAAACCCATGATATCGCCACCCCCGCCGCTCCCGTCTCCCGGTGATCCGGACTGCGAGTACCAGCCCATTCCCGTGGGCCACCTTTTCCCCCATGCGCCGGGGGATTTCCAGGTCTTTTTGCGCCATGGCGACAATCATACCCTGTTTGCCAGGGTCGGCGAGACGGTCACCGGGCTGCGTCGTGAAATGCTTGCCGATTACGGCGTGCGCACGGTCTACATCCACCGCGACGAGCGGGACCGCTACCGGGACTACATGCGCCGCCATCTGCCCGGGGCGCTTTTGGGGCCGCATCTGCCCATCGCCGAAAAGGCCGCCATTTTCTACCACAATTGCTGCGACATCGTGCGCGACCTCATCCGCGAGCGTCTTCCCCAGGCCGTTTCCGACGTCCATGGCCGGCTGTTTGTCGGCTATGCCCGGGACAGCGTGGCCTTTTTGTGCTCCGAGGCCGGCTTGGCCCGCATGGGGGCGCTGATGGCCCATGATTACGATGTCTACAGCCACGGCGTGCATGTCTTTGTGTACACGGTCTATCTGCTGCGCGCCCTGGGCTTGCCCCAGGGGGCCATTGTCCAGGCCGGAGTGGGGGCGCTGCTCCATGACGCCGGCAAGGAAGGCGTGGACCCGGCCATTTTGACCAAGCCCGGCCGGCTTTCCCGGGAGGAGTTCGACGCCGTGCGCGAGCATCCGGTCCTTGGGGCGCGGCTTTGCCGCAGCCTTGGGCTGTCGCGTCTGGCCCAGGAGTGCATTCTCATGCATCACGAAAAACTCGACGGCCGAGGCTATCCGGCTGGGCTTTCCGGCGAGGCCATCCCGGTGCACGCCCGGGCCGTGTCCCTGGCCGATGTCTACGACGCCCTGACCTCCCGGCGCTGCTACGCCGACGCGGTCACGCCCTTCGAGGCCCTGCGCATCATGCGTCATGAGATGGCCGGCTCTTTCGATCTCGACCTCTACAAGCGGTTTGTCATGTTGCTCAGCGGCGCGGCCCTGGTCTGAGTCTTGCTTCCGGCAGGAGACCTCGGTACCGTCGTGGGATACTCGCCGAGATTCTTGCCGCCTGCGGCCCCAACCTTGTTGGGACACGGGACGCCATCGGGCGAGGCTGTCCGGGGAAACCCGGCCGCCGCAAAAGGAGCGTTCCATGCCCACCATCACGCCCCGTATCGCCACGGTGCTGCCGCAGTCCGGCAAACGCTTTCATTGGCTGTTGGCCGCGTTGCTGTTCCAGATTGTGGCCTCGCCTTTTGTCGTCGGCGCGGCTTCGCTGATCCTGCAGGATTTCCTGTTTCTGGCCATCCTGCTGGCGGCGCTTGGAGCCGTCAACCATACGCCGTTGCGCCGGTTCAACAGCCTGTTGGCGTTGATTTGCTCCGCTGCGGTCGTCTTGAAATACAGTTTCCCGGATTGGTATCTGGATGTGGCGGTCAGCCTGCTTGGGGCC is from Solidesulfovibrio magneticus RS-1 and encodes:
- a CDS encoding 2-oxoacid:acceptor oxidoreductase family protein, which encodes MTGAPKDKTPAKPAKAATAKAAAAKAANGNGNGNGNGQTLARYEIRLSGLGGQGILTMGKLLGQALAIGHGYYVTQTQSYGPEARGGASRADLVVSSEPISYPKTEYLDLLVALSQEAAASYYSYLKPRGALLIDADLVRQSPSSVALALPFTRLAREKVGVPQATNVVALGAVAYLLPFARIEAMRKSLKESLPEKIREANIKALNLGYQEAKKRLGEPIALPDPDGGDDIQAARMDLTEIMTED
- a CDS encoding ATP-grasp domain-containing protein — encoded protein: MLLTEHAGKELLAEAAIAVPPGVALEPDDAGAAMPPFPGPYFLKAQVLGGGRGKAGGVLPVAEASGLAEAARTLFSSTFGGVRPPFLRLEAAVPHERAFYLSLGVSRQRKGFCLTIGRQGGVDVEALAGTDALLVIDVPPSLVCPPYAARAAFFHLGLPAEAYAPFETLLSRLFGVVADNGLLLAEINPLAYCAGERFVALDAKVTIDDNVATLRPALARYRDDRFATPAEGRAAEQRLSFVSLPGRVGLVANGAGLAMATMDALEAAGLPAANFLDFGGTADAARLRVAFDLLFADPAVEACCVNMYGGILSCADVAEAMACALDGDDGRPVVVRFAGNAAKAGMERLRAMPGNRVRVAEDMDQAVVMLAEAVDPGKLRPVDALAGVCPTPRAGCETARHRGQACPQRLPLPSLLDLGPDSGVLVQGLTGRAGRAHARRMRAYGTPVVAGVTPFRGGSEVDGLPVYDTVAEAMGRHDIALSVIFVPAAGAADAIEEAAAAGVARIVCITDGIPQRDMLSVRAALAGRQTTLVGPNTPGLILPGQWFSAGIMPTEPFTPGPVAIFSRSGTLTYEVASRLTAAGIGQALAAGMGGDPFGGAGFVELCEMVRDDARVRAVMVIGEVGGTAEEELAEYVASTKYPKPVAAFVAGVSAPPGRTLGHAGALLERPGGVAAKLACLARAGIPVCEELGEVAGVMAEALCRG
- a CDS encoding PAS domain-containing sensor histidine kinase gives rise to the protein MWDSVAARADPALFGAMADASPDLFFYKDSGLVYRYVNRSFCALFDIDSSEILGRVDDDAFPQPSARRHRQADLAVLASRRSQTFEYVVERGDRSVWLQVLKTPVLGTDGAVEGIFCVARNITAIKAAEDQNRRTVAVLERDAVDREEELRRTNEELRRLAAERLKAEKALEESHRSLNCIFENSPIGIAFVTDRIVRRANPRFHQLYALEPGQAVGLPTADFYPDAEAYEAFGREYYPALGAGERVDVVRVMRRHDGTEFWCRIIGQVLDAARPQDGSIWLMEDVTERRLAEEATLAAERLKREFMDNMSHEIRTPLNGILGMAEVLSAGLTDPQQREMLETLKDSGRSLAALLENVLDFARLDAGDVVSRRAAFSLVNLIEGVAASFAGAAMQKGLHLSWRAQPSTPELVVGDGGGLRQILAALVSNAVKFTDAGAIEIVAEARLPQAASRDGQATVLVSLAVHDTGIGLAPEQISAIFAPFRQVDGSKTRRHGGAGLGLAIAGKLAAAMGGELAVDSEPGRGSVFRFTAPFEVQTTTDS
- a CDS encoding SOS response-associated peptidase — encoded protein: MCGRFALAVPRRLVAEALGVPDLPDVPPRPEIYPSQLIEAVFTARESGRRMAGLFRWGFVPVFLADSAKSRPMINARGETALTLPSFRAAVRYRRCLVPASGYFEWRGDAGGRKTRFFLSIPGRPVLALGALYERAVTAAGEVKDTVAILTRPAVGAAASVHDRMPLIVPSAAMADWLDPLRSAPADVAPLLALEPPPGLVASAGPGQPTQLVL
- a CDS encoding HD-GYP domain-containing protein; its protein translation is MISPPPPLPSPGDPDCEYQPIPVGHLFPHAPGDFQVFLRHGDNHTLFARVGETVTGLRREMLADYGVRTVYIHRDERDRYRDYMRRHLPGALLGPHLPIAEKAAIFYHNCCDIVRDLIRERLPQAVSDVHGRLFVGYARDSVAFLCSEAGLARMGALMAHDYDVYSHGVHVFVYTVYLLRALGLPQGAIVQAGVGALLHDAGKEGVDPAILTKPGRLSREEFDAVREHPVLGARLCRSLGLSRLAQECILMHHEKLDGRGYPAGLSGEAIPVHARAVSLADVYDALTSRRCYADAVTPFEALRIMRHEMAGSFDLDLYKRFVMLLSGAALV